TTTCCGGGTCCTGCTCACGGGGCATTTCAAAATAGGAGACCACCCCCATCACAAGAACGATGGCAAAGGTCAGATTGGCCAATACATGATTGGTTAGGAGGCGTTTAAGCATAGCGTATTAAGAATCCACACGCAGGGAGGCGAGATTATCCAGCACCACCTCGGTGGTCAGGGGGAGCTGGTCAACCTTGACTGATCGCCCCTCTTGCGCGCCGGGCAGCGGTACAAATATCGCCTCGCCCTGCCGCAGGGTAAAAATACCCAACTCGCCGTTGCGACGCTGTAGGTACGCGGCAGGTAGTGCCGGGCGATGGTCTCGCCACTCCAGTCGGCCACTGGCACCCACCAGAGCTGTTTCATGGATAAAACTGAGCCGCACCTGTTGCGTGCGCTGTTGAGGGTGGAGCATTGGTAGGCGTGTATTCAGCCGCAGTGGGTACTGCTTATTGCCGCTCACAAATGTTAACTCACTCCCCTGATGCAGGTACTGTGCATCCTGCGGGTGCAGATCGGCACGCACTTGCTGCCCCTCATTCGCCAGCAGTCGCAGCAGTGGCGTGCCCGGGGTGACCCGTTCACCCAGCTGCACTTGACGCTCAACAATAACCCCAGAGAAGGGTGCCTTTACGGTGCCATCATCGATAGATCGCTGTAGCTGATCCCGCTGCGCCTGCTGACCTCTCAATTCCGCCTTAAGTACCACCAGATTGGTTTGGCGCTGCCGTAACAGCTCCTCGGAAATATTATGGCTTTTGCCCAAGCGCTGAGACTGCTGCAACTGGAATTCGGCAAAAGCGATGCGTGCCTCCGTGCCTTCGATTGCCGCCACCCGCTGTCGCTGCTGCTGGCGATAGTTAAAATCATCCAGTTGCAGTAGTGGCTCACCTTTGTCGACCCGATCGCCCACATCAACCCATATCGCCTGCACCTGACCACTCACTTCGGTGGAGATCTGGCTGTTATTTTTCGCCACCACACTCGCCAGTGCGCTGTGCTGCGGGTAGACCACCAACTCACCCAGGGGCACGCTTTGTGGAGGTGTGGCACCGCCAGCAGCGGCATAAAAAAGAGTGAAAAAAAACAGAAAGACCCTAGTCCATTTCATCACATACCTTCTATTTTGGTAACTGTTCAGCGTGTTTATATTTTGCCTCAAATCGAGGTGCTTTCGCACTAAAAGAGGGAGCATATAAGGCATATGTGACCAATTGAGTACAAAAATAACCAAACATTGGGGTAAAAAATGAATACGCTGGGTAGCTACCTATTTTTTTGACACCGTTGTGCTTCCACCATGGGTAGCTTCTGCTTTCCACTCTATCTCAGTGGACAACTTTAGGCCAATAACGATCATAACTAAAATCGGGGCTATGGCTACCCACATGACACTGCTGACACCGCGCTTGCGGTGGCATCGCTTGATTAGGGGTGGCTATCTCGCCCCGGCTCTCCACATGAGCTTTACCTGCACCGTGACAGCTTTCACACTGTACATTCATCAACTCCGGGGTGATCGTAAAGTCAATAAAGCCACCCGCATCGAAGCCAACGGTGTGGCAAACAATGCAGTCTGGGTCAAACGATTTACCAACATTTTCCAGCGTAGCAAATGCATCGG
This sequence is a window from Gammaproteobacteria bacterium. Protein-coding genes within it:
- a CDS encoding efflux RND transporter periplasmic adaptor subunit codes for the protein MKWTRVFLFFFTLFYAAAGGATPPQSVPLGELVVYPQHSALASVVAKNNSQISTEVSGQVQAIWVDVGDRVDKGEPLLQLDDFNYRQQQRQRVAAIEGTEARIAFAEFQLQQSQRLGKSHNISEELLRQRQTNLVVLKAELRGQQAQRDQLQRSIDDGTVKAPFSGVIVERQVQLGERVTPGTPLLRLLANEGQQVRADLHPQDAQYLHQGSELTFVSGNKQYPLRLNTRLPMLHPQQRTQQVRLSFIHETALVGASGRLEWRDHRPALPAAYLQRRNGELGIFTLRQGEAIFVPLPGAQEGRSVKVDQLPLTTEVVLDNLASLRVDS